ACCAGCATGGCCACAAGAAAACCCAGCCCGCTTCCTAATCCGTCGAAGAACGCCTTTGACATTTTATTCTTGCTGGCAAAGACCTCAGCCCTCGCAAAGATCGAGGCAAAAGCCACAATTATCTGAATATAAAGCCCTATCACTTTATATATATCTCTAAAATAAGTGGACATGGTCATATCTATAATAGTGACGTAACCGGCGATAATGAACATGAATATCGGGATACGTATCTTCGGATGTATGAAGTTTCTGATTGCAGACACTGTAACATTGACCATCGTCTGGACAAATACTACCGAGACCCCAAGAGCAAAACCGGTCTTTAAGCTGCTTGTAACAGCGATTGCAGGGCACAGGCTGATAGCCATACGGAATATGGTATTCTCGCCGAATACGCCGTTCTTCAGAAGTTCCCAGTTGCTCTTTACACGAATATGGCTCATTTCTCAACCTCGCTTGTACTGTTTCCTGAACCCAGTTTTTCCTTGAGCATATTAACCGCATTCTTGACCGCATCTTCAGCCACCGCGCGGGTTGATATGGTAGCTCCTGTTATCGCCTGAATATTCTTGTCAGTCTCTGTCTTTACAACAACAAGGTCATCTGCGGTCTTCCCGACAAACTGATCAAGAAAATAATCTTTCTCCACCTCATCTCCAAGTCCGGGTGTCTCTTTATGCCCGAGTATCTTTACTTTCTTGATAAGAAGATCGTTGCCCAGAGAAACAAAAACATGTATATAACTGGAATAGCCTTTGCCGTAGCTCTCCGCGATATATCCGATATCCGTGCCGTTTATGCATTTTTTTATTTCCTTGGACTTGCCGGTCTTTTCATCCGTTACCTTCTCTATCTTTACCTCTCCGCATTTCCTCGCGGCATAGTATTCAGAATGTTTATGGTGCGGTTCCCACATTCCCAATTCCTCAACCTGATCTGCCTCAGGCATCATCGTCTGAAGGGCCGCCTCTTTCTCCTCTTTCTCTTTCTGAAATTTGACCGGAGAGGTATAAGCATAGATAACCGCTATCAATAACCCGCCTATGACATATACAACAGCGAGGTTAAAGGCTATCTTTATGATCTCTATTGGTTTCATTTCTTATCTTCCATGACTTTCTTCTTCTTGACCGCCCCGAAGAGGTCAGGTTTTACACCCCTGTCGATAAGCGGGGCGAAACAGTTCATAAGCAGTATCGCAAACATTACGCCCTCAGGATAACCGCCTTTCAAACGTATGAGCATGGTCAGTGCCCCGCAGCCTATACCGAAGATTATCTGGCCTTTCCTTATAGTCGGGCATGTCACATAGTCTGTAGCCATAAAGAAGGCGCCGAGCACCAGGCCGCCGCTCATCATATGAATAATGGGGTCGCCGGAAAACAATCCGCTTTTGCCGCCAAACGCCCAGGCAAGCAGGCCGACTGTCGCCATAAAAGAGACTGGTATATGCCAGGTTATATACTTTTTATAAAGAAGATAAAGAGCTCCGATAAGGAGAAATATCACCGAGGTCTCACCGAGAGATCCTGCCCTGTGGCCTGTAAAAAGACTCATGTACAGGTCGCTTTTTGTTCCGAACGCCTCAATGAGCTTTGATATGCCTTCTTCCTTTAATATCCCCAGAGGGGTCGCAGTGGTCTTGGCATCAAGAGCAGCAAATGCGGCAGTAGGCTCTTTCCATACAGTCATGGCCTTTGTCCATGTGATCAATAAGAAGGCCCTTCCGATAAGCGCCGGATTAAAGACATTATATCCAAGCCCGCCGAAGAGCTGCTTTACAATTACTATAGCTACAAACGAACCGACTATTGGTATATAAAAAGGAAGGTCAGGCGGAAGGTTCATCGCAAGGAGAAGCCCGGTCAGGAAGGCGCTCCCGTCATGCACAGATATCTTTTTATTTAAAGACCTCTGGTAGATATATTCAAAACCTACTGAAGAGCCGATACATAGAGCGGTTACAAACATCGCCCTTGGACCGAAATAGTAGAACGATGCTATCAAAGCCGGGAAGAGCGCAAAGTTGACGCTCCACATTATCTTTGATACAGACTCCTCATCCCTGACATGAGGGCTGACCGATACGATCAATTGTTTATCTTTTTTCTCTTCCGCCATTTTTACCTTTTAACTTTCAACTATTAACTCTAAACTTATTTACCCTGGTTTGGTCTGTGATTTGGCAAGCCTGACGAACTGAACCATCGGCCTCTTTGACGGACATACGAAAGCGCATGACCCGCATTCAAAGCAGTCAAAGAGGTTGTAATCCTTTGTCTCTTCAAAACGGCCCTTCTCGGAAAGAATACTTATCATTGAAGGATTAAGCCCCATCGGGCAGACATCTATACAGCGGCCGCATCTTATGCAGGCGGAGTACTCGTCAGTTGATATGAACTCATCTTCACTCTGAACAAGTATCCCTGAAGTTCCTTTAATCACAGGAACATCAAGGTTCCACTGGGCAAAGCCCATCATAGGCCCGCCGCTTATAACCTTCACAGCGCCCTCAGCAAGACCGCCGCAGTCTTTAATGATCTCTGATACAAGTGTGCCTATACGGACCATGAGGTTCTTCGGCTCCTTAACACCTCTGCCTGTTACCGTCACTATCCTCTCAATAAGAGGCTTGCCAAAGCGTACCGCCTCATATACGGCAAGTGCTGTGCCGACATTCTGAACAACAGCGCCGACATCCATTGGAAGGCCGCCTTTCCCTGGAACCTCTCTGCCGGTGATAGCCTTGATCAGCATCTTTTCAGCGCCCTGCGGATACTTTACTGTAAGAGGCCTGACCTCTATGCCGGCCTCACCCTCTGAAGCCTTCTTCATCGCCTCAATTGCGTCCGGCTTGTTCTTCTCTATTCCTATATATCCGTTTGTCACACCGACCGCTTTCATTATCAGTTTAAGCCCGTTAACAATAGACTTTGGCTGCTCCACCATAAGCCTGTGGTCAGCAGTGAGGTAGGGTTCGCATTCAGCGCCGTTAAGGATGACAACATCAATTGTTTTTTCTTTGGGAGGGGAGAGTTTCACATTGGTTGGAAAAGCTGCCCCTCCGAGCCCGACTATGCCTGCATCCCTTATCAGTGCCTTTATCTCATCTGCGCTTAAAGCCATGAAATCCGGGGTATCAATTAATGCAATGCCCTCGTCTTTCTCATCGCTCTCTATCACAACAGACTGCACCATTCTGCCTGAAGGGTGAAGAAAGTCGCTTATTGCAACGACTTTGCCTGATATGGAAGCGTGAACAGGAGCGGATACAAAACCCGGCGCGGAGCCGATCAGCTGGTACTTTTTGACCTCATCGCCGATACTCACCTCAGCCTTTGCAGGCGCGCCTATATGCTGGCTTAAAGGAATTACCACTCTTTTAGGTAAAGGGGCATTCTGGGTTGGATTGCCAGCAGTAAGTTCTTTGGAGTCATGGGGATGAACCCCTCTTTTAAATGTATCGGTTCTAACCATTTAATAATCAATCCTTAAAATTTATGTCTTCGAGGAATAAATCCTGGTTATTATACAGAAAGAAGCAATAAAAGTGCTCATAAATATTTTATAAATTAATAAAAAACATTAATAGTTTTTGATATATAAAGAGGATTCATTTAATATGCTGCGATTTTAAAAAATAATTCGGTTTTTGTAAGCATTTTCCTTGCCAATCTCTTTACTTGGCATAGTCCCTATGATAGAATAGCTGCAGAATGAAGGGTAAGTTTTTTATTGTATTATCAATAATATCAGCCCTTGGGATCTTAATCCTCCTGGGCAGCAATGAAGAAGGTATTATTATAAACCCCTCATACCATACTTCTGTAATGCGTGGAATTCACCTGAACCACAAAAATGGAAATGCACTCAAATGGGAACTCTTTGCCAGGAACGCGACATTTCCGGAAGACAAAAAAGATATCATTATTGATTCACTTGAGCTGAAGATCCATGACGGGCATGATATATATATTACCGGCGGGAAAGGTATATATAATATAAACAAGAAAGACCTTGCTATAGAAGATAAGATAGAGATAAAACTGAAAGACGGGGTCTTTAAAACCGATTCGCTCAAATGGGAAAGCGAAGAGGGGCTGATAACTGCTCCTAATGGTGTTGAATTTATTAGTGATAATTTCACAATTGAAGGAACCGGACTTGTGGCTGACGTAAGCAAAGAGAAGATAAGGATACTTAAGAATGTCAAAGGCACTTTTTACCGTTAACATATTCCTGGCGATTACATTATTTTTCATGCCGGTAGTTGCCTCACACGCGTCTACCCTGAAAAGAGACACCCCGATAGTTATTACCTCCGATACGCTGACCGCTGACAATAAAAATGACACAGCCATATTTGAAGGCTCTGTCGTTGCAACATCTCAGGATATTAAGATCTCCTCAGATAAGATGACAGTTTATTACAGAGATGGAGACAGCAAGATCGCAAAAATACACGCAGTTGGAAATATCAAGGTCCAAAAAGACGGGATGGCTATCTTTTCAGAAGAAGCGGAATACATAGATGAAGAAGAGAAGATAATCTTTACAGGGAATCCTAAGGTCATTGAAAATGATAACTCCATAACAGGGACCAGAATAATCTATTTCCTCAAGGATGACCGAGCTGTTGTAGAAGGCAGCAAGGTACTTATAAAAAACAAGAAATAATAATTATATGCATACTCTTGATATTACAGAACTAAAAAAGAGCTATAGCGGCAAACCCGTTGTCTCAGGAATAAGCATGAATATCAATTCCGGAGAGGTGGTGGGGCTTCTCGGACCGAACGGGGCAGGAAAGACAACATCATTCTATATGATACTCGGCCTTATTGAGCCGGACAGCGGCTCTATCTATCTCGACGGCGAAGACCTGAGCAGCTACCCTATGTACAAAAGATCAAGGAAGGGGATCGGCTACCTCCCACAGGAGATCTCAATCTTCAGAAAGCTGAGCGTTGAGAACAATATCAGGGCTGTCATTGAGATGACAGACGCCAAAGATAAAGAGGAAAAGCTGAACCGCATAATGGAAGAGTTCAACCTTGCCCCTTTTGCAAACAGACTTGGATATCAGCTGTCCGGAGGCGAACGCAGAAGAGTGGAGATTGCAAGGGCCCTTGCCATAGACCCTCTGTTTATACTGCTGGATGAGCCGTTTGCCGGGATAGATCCTATTGCGGTAATGGATCTGAAGAAGACACTCTCGCAGCTGAAAAGCAAAGGTATAGGCCTTATCATCACAGACCATAATGTCAGGGAGACGCTCTCGATAACTGACAGGGCATACATAATAAGTGACGGGAAGATAATCGCACACGGCATCCCGACAGAACTGATAGCCAATGAACTTGTAAAGAGAAGCTATCTCGGAGAGGAGTTCAGGTTATAATGGCTATGCAGGAACAAAAACTACAGCTGAAGATGTCCCAGAAGCTGGTGCTTACCCCCCAGCTTCAACAGTCTATAAAGCTGCTTCAGCTTCCTCTTCTGGAACTATCCCAGGAGCTGACCCAGGAGTTGATGAGCAATCCCCTGCTTGAAGAGATCACCGATGGTGAAACTTTTGAAAAAAGTTCCTCATCTGAATTAAAGCATGATGATGAAGCAATTCAACAACCTGTTGAAGAAAGCGAGTCCCCTCTTGAGAAGATATTCGGATATACAACCGATAACTACTTTGAAGAGAGAGAGAGCGACGGCAGGGATCTTGGTTATTTCAATGACGGCATTGATACGCCTTCCCCTTTTGAGCGCAATACCCACAAACCTGACCTTTACGAACACCTGCTGTGGCAGCTAAGGCTTTCAAATATCCCGGAGTCAATAGGCCATATAATCGAGATAATGATAAACAACCTTAATGAGTACGGTTATCTTGACGCTTCTCTTGATGAGATAGCAAAGGCCGCTGAAACCGACATCCAAACCGCTGAGAAAGCGCTGTCAAGTATGCAGGGGTTTGACCCGGCCGGTGTCGGAGCAAGAAATCTTCAGGAATGCCTGATCCTACAGTTGAAACCTCTTGACCTTCAGGGCACTCTCGTTGAGAATATCCTCCGTCATGGCTTTAATGAACTGGAGCGAAAGAACCTGAAGCAGCTTGCCTCAAAACTGCACGCCTCTTTTGACGATATATTAGCCGCTGTGAAGATCATTGAAGGGCTCGAACCAAGGCCCGGAAGAAATTATTCTTCTGATGAACCTACTTATGTAACACCTGACGTCTTTGTTGAAGAAGCAGACGGCCAATTTATCATAACCCTGAACAATGAGGGAAGCCCCAGGCTGAGGATATCAGCTTTTTACAGGAGGCTCCTGGCTGACAAAATCAATCTGGGCAAAGAAGAGAAAGAGTTCCTCAGGGAGAAGCTTCGGTCAGCCCTCTGGCTGCTCAAGAGCCTTGACCAGAGGAACAAGACCATATACAGGGTCACAGAGAGCCTGCTCAAGTTTCAGGAAGATTTTTTTAGAAAGGGATTTAAACATCTTAAGCCTTTAAAATTGAAAGACATCGCAGAAGACCTGGGAATGCATGAAAGCACGATAAGCCGAGTAACTTCCAGCAAATATATGCAGTGCCCTCAGGGGGTCGTAAGCTTAAAGTCTTTCTTCAGCAATGCAATATCTTCGACAAGCGGCAGCATACCTTCGTCAAATGTTAAAGAGACTATCAGAAAGTTCATCGAGGATGAAGATTCTAAAAAACCTTACAGTGACAAAAAAATAACTGAGCTGCTTAAAAACAACGGGGTTGATATAGCCCGAAGGACCGTAGCCAAATACAGGGAGGAACTAAAGATACCTTCAAATACCAAACGCAAAAAATGGGCATGATCAATTATCAGAAATAATATGTAATTTTTAATCACCGGCTTTTAATTTCAATCAAATTGAGGAGGAGCAAATGAACATTACAGTACATGCCAAACATATGGAACTTACAGACAACCTGAAAAAATACGCTGAGGAGAAGATAGGGAAGTTCAATAAGTATTTCAGCGATGTTATAGAAACGACAGTCACCCTCAGCATTGAGAAGTACCGGCACAAGGCAGAAGTCCTCATAAAAGCCAACGGTTCTTTTATACAGGCTGAAAGCATAACCGATGAGATGTATTCCTCCATTGATGAGGTTGTTGAAAAGTTAGAGCGTCAGGTCAAAAAGAATAAAGAAAAACTCGCATCTAAAAGAAAGGGAAGGGAGAAACCCGGAGAAATATTTGCCGGTGAAGAACCTGCCCCTGCCATAATCAAAAGCAGGTCTTTTGATACCAAGCCCATGAGCATTGATGAAGCAGCCATGCAGATGGAGATGCTCAAAAGGGATTTCTTCATATTTACCAATGCATCTTCAGGCCAGATAAATGTTCTGCACAAAAGAAAAGACGGCAATTTGGGGCACATAGAACCACAATAATGAAACGCATTAAAACCGGACATTTCTCTACTATACTGCTGACAGGGCTTTCGGGCGCCGGAAAGACAGTGGCGCTCAACGCCCTTGAAGACAGCGGATTCTTCTGTGTCGACAATCTCCCTGTTACTCTCATTAAGACCTTTGTAAACCTATGCAGCAAAACTCCGGCTGTTTCAAAGGTCGCTATCGGAGTAGATATCAGAGGCGGTAAGTTTCTGCCCGCATTCTCGGATATAATCCCGACCCTTAAAAAGAAGTTTAAGATGGAGGTGATCTTCCTTGAGGCAAAAGAAGATGTGCTCTTGAGCAGGTTCAAGGAGACAAGGCGCCCCCACCCTCTTGGCCTGAATGATATAAAAAAGTCGACACAAAAAGAGAAAAAGCTCCTTTCATCCATCAGGAAAGAGGCAGACAGGATAATAGATACATCTAAATTAACACCGCACCAGCTCAGAAAACTTATTATAAGTTCCCACCTCGGGGCAAATAGCAAAAGCATGGCGATCACCCTGATCTCTTTCGGATACAAGTACGGCGTTCCGCTTGAATCAGATCTTCTATTTGACGTGCGCTTCCTTCCAAACCCTTTCTTTATAAAAGAACTTAAAAAATATCCCGGTACATCGGCAAAAGTAAAAAACTTCGTTCTTCAAAAAGAAGATACAATAAAGTTCCTCGATAAACTCTACCCTCTTCTTGACAGCATAATCCCGCTATATATAAAAGAGGGCAAGAGCTACCTTACGATAGGCATAGGATGCACAGGAGGCATGCACCGCTCACCGGCAATTGCTGAAGAGATTAAAAAGACCCTCAAGAAACAGAAGCTGAATGTCTCTGTATTGCACAGGGATCTGCCGCTCTCATAAAAAACATTGCAGTTCGGTTTTGCCTGGTTTCCTAATGTGTGTGAAATTACACAAAGCTGCAACGTATGGTATTTATTATATTTATCTTAAAGCCATAACTCATTGCAATATATAATAATTCGCAATTTATATAGTAGTGGCACCAACTTTGCGTGTATATATTGGGTATGAGTAACCAGAGACGTTCAAAACGCGTAAATCACAGGCTGGATGCTGAGGTTGTACTTGAGAAAAAGTCATATTGGGGATCAATAGAGAACTTCTCTGAAGTGGGGATCTTCAAGATATCAGTTCCTGATGAAGAAGTTGTCGAATTCATCCCCGGCGCAGGGGTTTTAATAAGGTTTCAACTGCCCTCAAAAGAAGAGATCAACCTGAACTGCTCTATAAAATGGCTGCGTATCACACCCGAACCGCTTGCAGGGATCATATATAACATGGGAATGGAGATACATAACCCGCCGCAGCAATATCTGAACTTCGTTCACAGCCTTTATGTGTTAGAATAAAAAACCTCCTGAAAGGCTGAGAAGCATGCAAAATCAATATAACGAATACTGCTCCTACCTGGTGGGAGAGCTCACCAAGTTAATTTCCATTAATGCCGAAGAATTCAAAATTCTGCTGGATTATTTTCATTGCAGAAATGTTTCCAAAGGCGTGACTCTCTGGAGAGAGGGAGATGATTGTGACTACATTGCATTTGTAGCATCGGGCAGGGTTATGATATCCAAGGAGACAGAGTTAAAGGGCAACCCTGTAGTGCTCGGCATCTACGGCACAGGGTCTTTCATAGGCGCACTGTGCATACTTGATAACAGCGGCAGGGCTGTTACTGCTGAAACACTTGATGACACCTCGCTCATGATAATAACCAAAGAGAATTTCGACAAGCTCATGAATGAAAATCCTGCATTATGGGGGAAACTGCTGAAGGGTATCCTTCTCTCCGTATCAAAGCGTCTTAAAAGTTCCTTCGAACGCCTCGTCACGGTTTTTTAAAAAATCCGTTCCCATCTTATCCACCCGTCATAACCTTGCGTAAGTATGATATTAATCATATCGTATAACATAGATACCATTTACAATATTAATGCCAATAGAGGTAAGGTAATAATGAAGAATTTATCTAATGAAGAGCTCCTGAAAATAAAAGCTGAGATCAACGTATTCCGCTACTTGAGCGAAGAGGATATTAAAGAGATATCCGGCTACTTCAAGATTAAGTCAGCGGCAGCAAACAGCATCATCTGGAAAGAGTTCAGCCCTTGCGACTATGTCGCCTTTATACTTTCAGGAAGCGTGAAGATGACGAAGGAGACGGAGTTCAAAGGGAAAGAGATAGTATTCGGCATTTACAAAAAAGGAGCGACCATCGGCGCCTTATGCATACTTGACCGAGGCATCAGGCCTGTTACAGCCGTAGCATTAGAAGATGTCTCTCTGGTTCTTATTACGCGTGAGGACTTTGATGAACTGATAGAAAAGTATCCGAGATCAGGCGCCAGACTGTTAAAAGGAATGCTCCTTTCACTCTCAATGCGCCTGAGATGTTCATATGACCGCATGACATCGGTATTCTGATTTAAATCGTATTTTCTTCCTCTTTGTCATTCCCGACTGAACCTGTCCCGTGTTTCGAGGAATCACCTCCTTTTATTCCCCTCTAAAAAGAGGGGTGAGGGGTGTGTTGTTTGCTTCTTTTCACTTAACTTACCACTACATTTTGTACCTTGTGTTTTCCTACTCATACAACTATACTTTTCTTATTCAAAAAAATACGGCTGGCAGTATACTAATTGTTAGGACTCACGCAAGGTAACATTATGAATGACGAAACCTATAAATCTGCATTACAAAGAAATCTAAATGAAGTAGTTATGGCAAAGTTAGAGTACGATGCTTATCGGGAAATTGATGAGAAATTACTATTGAACTTTTATGATTCTTTTTTTGTACTCGCGCAAGATTCACTTTTCAATGATATGGTTGCGCATATGATAAAAGTATTAGACCAAGATTCTCAAAGCACCACCTTCTGGTACATTTTCAGATATAAATCGGACGAAGTTAAAGAATTCATAAAGCGAGAGAATATAGATTTTATGGCTATCTATGACATTGCAAATAAACTCAAGATCGTCAGGAATAAAACTCATTTCCATATTGACAAGAAAGGCGTAAAGGACCCAAAAGCTGTATGGGCAGATGCAAATATTACATACGATGAACTCAAATCTAATATAGACGCTATTTATAAAATCTTAAACTATTTTCATAACAAAGAATTCAATGTTGATTTTTTAATACCACCAATAAATGATTTGCAATATATTATTAAAGCTTCGGTCGATGCTGGATATGCGTCAAAACTGGAGTCCTAATAATATCGATAGAAGACATATGGCTAAGCAGAAAGCTAAATCAAACGTAATTCCTTTCCCAAGCAAAAAGACACAAGAGAAACCGAGATGCGGGCTTTGCGGGAAAAATACAAATCTGATCCAGACAGATTGCTGTGGGAACTGGATATGTAATGATGAACATAAATATGTCATATTTTCCTAAGCCAGAAATAGTTGCAGCAGGAATCATAGAAGCTTCACCTTGTGCGGTTATCATCAGACTGAAGGACACAGCGGCAACTGGAAAGACTGCTTGGAATGCAGGCATCCTTCAAGACAGAAATGTACGTTTGGTACGGGACTAATGAATACAATTTTGAAAAACTTGAGAACCCGCCTGCTTACGAACCTACAAAATGCTCTCAATGCGGGATCATTATTAATTTAGGGACTGGTGGTTATTCCGCTCTTGGGGATCAATATTGGTGTGAAGAGTGCCATGACATACTGACAAAAGAAAAGATACAGGAATATGAAAATATCAGAAAAAGAAGAAGTGACTAATCACAGGGAACTACTTCAGTAGCTTCTCAAAATCCTTAGCACCAATTATTAGGATCTGCCTTCTTGACAGCAAAGCCTTTTTTATCACATTATCATAGGCAATATAATAGCATCACCTCTGGAAATAATGCGTTAATGCGTGAAAATCTTATTAAACTATACCAGCTTGTATCTGGACGCCGTTTCCTCAAAATTTACAATGAGCTTAAACGTACTGAGTTTCTAGACCGCGACAGCCTTCTGTCCCTGCAACGCGCCAAGCTTTATAAATTGATCTCTTATGCATTTCAGTATGTCCCTTATTACCGCAGAACATTTGATGAAGTGGGTTTCCGCCCTGAGGACTTAGATAAGGATTTCAACAATTTCCGTAAAATTCCTCTTCTTACCAAGAAGGACATTATTGACCACCGTGAAGAATTCTTCACCACCGACATCAAAGTCCGAAAAAACCTTTTACCGACATCGAGCAGCGGCACCTCAGGAATGCCTCTTAGTTTCTGGCAAGACCGCAATCACTGGGATCACTATAAAGCCGATTATTGGAGGTCTCTGTCATATTCTGGGTGGCAGCTTGGTGACAGGACGGCCTACCTATGGGGAATAATGGATGCAAATAAAAATCAGTCGCTATATGCAAGGTTAAGAGAGAGCATGAAAAAAATTGCAGACAATAGTTTCAAATACAGCGCGCTTGATCTTTCCGATGAAAAATATGCAGAGTTAGCACTCCGCATAAGGCAAGAACGTCCGGTACTACTCACAGGCTATGCTTCAGCGTTGTATGCCTTTGCCCAATATCTGCGGAGAAAAAATCTGACCGACCTGAAGCTACGGTCTGTTTATTCCTCGGCAGAGATGCTTTATCCACACCAACGGGAATTTATTAATAAAACATTGAACTGCAGGATTTTTAACCGGTATGTCTCACGTGAACTCGGGATCATAGCATATGAGTGTGAAATGCATAATGGTATGCATGTTAGCATGGAAAATTGCTATGCTGAGGTCATCGGCTCCGATAAAACACAAGACGGAGGAAATGCCGGTGAGATCATATTAACAGATCTGAACAATTTCGGCTTCCCTTTTATAAGGTACTGTCAGGGAGACATGGTGCAAATGAAAGAGCAAGTTTGCGAATGCGGACGGCAGGGAACTGTAATAGAAAGCTTAAAAGGCCGGACGGCTGATTTATTCAGAAGAAGCGATGGGGGGGTAGTATATGGCGCTTTTGATGTTATTCCTAAAAAAGTCAGCGGGATCAAACAATATCAGATAATACAAAGGGAGGTTGACCTTATTATCGTCAGGCTTGTATGTGACAATAAATTTGATCTGAAAGATAAGGAAACAATTACACGCATCATCAGAAAAATCATGGGGGAGGCTGCATTGGTCAGGTTTGAGTTCCATGACAAACTTTCTCTGTCCTTGTCCGGTAAAT
This region of Thermodesulfovibrionia bacterium genomic DNA includes:
- the rsxE gene encoding electron transport complex subunit RsxE gives rise to the protein MSHIRVKSNWELLKNGVFGENTIFRMAISLCPAIAVTSSLKTGFALGVSVVFVQTMVNVTVSAIRNFIHPKIRIPIFMFIIAGYVTIIDMTMSTYFRDIYKVIGLYIQIIVAFASIFARAEVFASKNKMSKAFFDGLGSGLGFLVAMLVISFFRELIGKGTLFGFPIVDGKPLLIMVLPAGGFLAVGVLMAFFNWVDIRFFGGKGASGV
- a CDS encoding FMN-binding protein encodes the protein MKPIEIIKIAFNLAVVYVIGGLLIAVIYAYTSPVKFQKEKEEKEAALQTMMPEADQVEELGMWEPHHKHSEYYAARKCGEVKIEKVTDEKTGKSKEIKKCINGTDIGYIAESYGKGYSSYIHVFVSLGNDLLIKKVKILGHKETPGLGDEVEKDYFLDQFVGKTADDLVVVKTETDKNIQAITGATISTRAVAEDAVKNAVNMLKEKLGSGNSTSEVEK
- a CDS encoding RnfABCDGE type electron transport complex subunit D; the protein is MAEEKKDKQLIVSVSPHVRDEESVSKIMWSVNFALFPALIASFYYFGPRAMFVTALCIGSSVGFEYIYQRSLNKKISVHDGSAFLTGLLLAMNLPPDLPFYIPIVGSFVAIVIVKQLFGGLGYNVFNPALIGRAFLLITWTKAMTVWKEPTAAFAALDAKTTATPLGILKEEGISKLIEAFGTKSDLYMSLFTGHRAGSLGETSVIFLLIGALYLLYKKYITWHIPVSFMATVGLLAWAFGGKSGLFSGDPIIHMMSGGLVLGAFFMATDYVTCPTIRKGQIIFGIGCGALTMLIRLKGGYPEGVMFAILLMNCFAPLIDRGVKPDLFGAVKKKKVMEDKK
- the rsxC gene encoding electron transport complex subunit RsxC, translating into MVRTDTFKRGVHPHDSKELTAGNPTQNAPLPKRVVIPLSQHIGAPAKAEVSIGDEVKKYQLIGSAPGFVSAPVHASISGKVVAISDFLHPSGRMVQSVVIESDEKDEGIALIDTPDFMALSADEIKALIRDAGIVGLGGAAFPTNVKLSPPKEKTIDVVILNGAECEPYLTADHRLMVEQPKSIVNGLKLIMKAVGVTNGYIGIEKNKPDAIEAMKKASEGEAGIEVRPLTVKYPQGAEKMLIKAITGREVPGKGGLPMDVGAVVQNVGTALAVYEAVRFGKPLIERIVTVTGRGVKEPKNLMVRIGTLVSEIIKDCGGLAEGAVKVISGGPMMGFAQWNLDVPVIKGTSGILVQSEDEFISTDEYSACIRCGRCIDVCPMGLNPSMISILSEKGRFEETKDYNLFDCFECGSCAFVCPSKRPMVQFVRLAKSQTKPG
- the lptC gene encoding LPS export ABC transporter periplasmic protein LptC, producing MKGKFFIVLSIISALGILILLGSNEEGIIINPSYHTSVMRGIHLNHKNGNALKWELFARNATFPEDKKDIIIDSLELKIHDGHDIYITGGKGIYNINKKDLAIEDKIEIKLKDGVFKTDSLKWESEEGLITAPNGVEFISDNFTIEGTGLVADVSKEKIRILKNVKGTFYR
- the lptA gene encoding lipopolysaccharide transport periplasmic protein LptA gives rise to the protein MSKALFTVNIFLAITLFFMPVVASHASTLKRDTPIVITSDTLTADNKNDTAIFEGSVVATSQDIKISSDKMTVYYRDGDSKIAKIHAVGNIKVQKDGMAIFSEEAEYIDEEEKIIFTGNPKVIENDNSITGTRIIYFLKDDRAVVEGSKVLIKNKK
- the lptB gene encoding LPS export ABC transporter ATP-binding protein; the protein is MHTLDITELKKSYSGKPVVSGISMNINSGEVVGLLGPNGAGKTTSFYMILGLIEPDSGSIYLDGEDLSSYPMYKRSRKGIGYLPQEISIFRKLSVENNIRAVIEMTDAKDKEEKLNRIMEEFNLAPFANRLGYQLSGGERRRVEIARALAIDPLFILLDEPFAGIDPIAVMDLKKTLSQLKSKGIGLIITDHNVRETLSITDRAYIISDGKIIAHGIPTELIANELVKRSYLGEEFRL
- the rpoN gene encoding RNA polymerase factor sigma-54, which gives rise to MAMQEQKLQLKMSQKLVLTPQLQQSIKLLQLPLLELSQELTQELMSNPLLEEITDGETFEKSSSSELKHDDEAIQQPVEESESPLEKIFGYTTDNYFEERESDGRDLGYFNDGIDTPSPFERNTHKPDLYEHLLWQLRLSNIPESIGHIIEIMINNLNEYGYLDASLDEIAKAAETDIQTAEKALSSMQGFDPAGVGARNLQECLILQLKPLDLQGTLVENILRHGFNELERKNLKQLASKLHASFDDILAAVKIIEGLEPRPGRNYSSDEPTYVTPDVFVEEADGQFIITLNNEGSPRLRISAFYRRLLADKINLGKEEKEFLREKLRSALWLLKSLDQRNKTIYRVTESLLKFQEDFFRKGFKHLKPLKLKDIAEDLGMHESTISRVTSSKYMQCPQGVVSLKSFFSNAISSTSGSIPSSNVKETIRKFIEDEDSKKPYSDKKITELLKNNGVDIARRTVAKYREELKIPSNTKRKKWA
- the raiA gene encoding ribosome-associated translation inhibitor RaiA, which codes for MNITVHAKHMELTDNLKKYAEEKIGKFNKYFSDVIETTVTLSIEKYRHKAEVLIKANGSFIQAESITDEMYSSIDEVVEKLERQVKKNKEKLASKRKGREKPGEIFAGEEPAPAIIKSRSFDTKPMSIDEAAMQMEMLKRDFFIFTNASSGQINVLHKRKDGNLGHIEPQ